In the Helicoverpa zea isolate HzStark_Cry1AcR chromosome 27, ilHelZeax1.1, whole genome shotgun sequence genome, one interval contains:
- the LOC124643414 gene encoding ras-related protein Rab-31 isoform X1, whose product MKVIEAKIVVLGSQGVGKTSLVVRYIGKMFSKHISPTIGASFFTCNINLDNARVKLQVWDTAGQERFRSMAPMYYRNANAALLVFDITNFNSFVAIKGWVKELQSNVPEAMVLSVVGNKSDLEELRAVQASEAAQFAESIGAHYCETSALHDQQGIDEVFLNTAAALLKLSSSNLVSSLRSYDSADVDNDKIPTGSPTEEDATHTGKVELPAWSIDSIAHGDVQKNMCC is encoded by the exons ATGAAAGTTATTGAAGCTAAGATTGTAGTTTTAGGATCGCAAG GTGTCGGCAAGACCAGCCTTGTGGTCCGGTACATAGGCAAGATGTTCTCCAAGCACATATCTCCAACGATAGGAGCTTCTTTCTTCACCTGCAATATCAACTTGGACAACGCTAGGGTTAAACTTCAG GTATGGGACACAGCAGGACAAGAGAGGTTTCGCTCAATGGCACCGATGTATTATCGAAACGCTAACGCCGCGCTACTAGTCTTCGATATCACTAACTTTAACAGCTTTGTCGCTATCAAAGGATGGGTTAAGGAGTTGCAGAG TAACGTACCCGAAGCGATGGTGCTATCAGTGGTGGGCAATAAGAGTGACCTGGAAGAACTCCGCGCCGTGCAGGCGAGCGAGGCGGCACAGTTCGCGGAGTCCATTGGCGCCCACTACTGCGAGACCTCTGCGCTGCATGACCAG CAAGGAATAGACGAAGTATTCCTGAACACGGCAGCTGCTCTGCTGAAGCTGTCCAGCTCCAACCTGGTCTCCTCGCTGCGGTCATACGACTCCGCCGATGTTGACAACGATAAAATACCTACAG GTTCTCCCACAGAAGAAGACGCTACACATACAGGCAAAGTGGAACTACCAGCGTGGAGTATAGACAGCATTGCACATGGAGATGTTCAGAAAAACATGTGCTGCTGA
- the LOC124643414 gene encoding ras-related protein Rab-31 isoform X2, which produces MKVIEAKIVVLGSQGVGKTSLVVRYIGKMFSKHISPTIGASFFTCNINLDNARVKLQVWDTAGQERFRSMAPMYYRNANAALLVFDITNFNSFVAIKGWVKELQSNVPEAMVLSVVGNKSDLEELRAVQASEAAQFAESIGAHYCETSALHDQQGIDEVFLNTAAALLKLSSSNLVSSLRSYDSADVDNDKIPTEEDATHTGKVELPAWSIDSIAHGDVQKNMCC; this is translated from the exons ATGAAAGTTATTGAAGCTAAGATTGTAGTTTTAGGATCGCAAG GTGTCGGCAAGACCAGCCTTGTGGTCCGGTACATAGGCAAGATGTTCTCCAAGCACATATCTCCAACGATAGGAGCTTCTTTCTTCACCTGCAATATCAACTTGGACAACGCTAGGGTTAAACTTCAG GTATGGGACACAGCAGGACAAGAGAGGTTTCGCTCAATGGCACCGATGTATTATCGAAACGCTAACGCCGCGCTACTAGTCTTCGATATCACTAACTTTAACAGCTTTGTCGCTATCAAAGGATGGGTTAAGGAGTTGCAGAG TAACGTACCCGAAGCGATGGTGCTATCAGTGGTGGGCAATAAGAGTGACCTGGAAGAACTCCGCGCCGTGCAGGCGAGCGAGGCGGCACAGTTCGCGGAGTCCATTGGCGCCCACTACTGCGAGACCTCTGCGCTGCATGACCAG CAAGGAATAGACGAAGTATTCCTGAACACGGCAGCTGCTCTGCTGAAGCTGTCCAGCTCCAACCTGGTCTCCTCGCTGCGGTCATACGACTCCGCCGATGTTGACAACGATAAAATACCTACAG AAGAAGACGCTACACATACAGGCAAAGTGGAACTACCAGCGTGGAGTATAGACAGCATTGCACATGGAGATGTTCAGAAAAACATGTGCTGCTGA